The stretch of DNA GAGGCGCGGCCAATTCGTGTCTCACTACCGGGTGCGTGACTGTTTCGACACCGGTGGCTACCGGTGACGGCACCGAATCAGACCGTATCGGTCTCGGGAACCTATCCGTGGCGGCGATTGGAAGTCGAGTCCGGTTGTCTCAGGCGCTCTGACGGTCGCCTTCGTTCGTCGACGGTTGCCGCTCTCGCTTCATCGAGAACACGTACGTCACGGCCAACACTGCAGCGACGAGGACAGGCAGATAGCTGAAGAAGGCAGCCACAGGCGACACCGTGACCGCGTCCCCCCGTCCGAGGACGAGCGTCATCGAGGCGATCGAGGCACCCAGCGTCGCGCCGAGGACCAGGACGACACCGGCGAAGACGAAGCCCCAGGTGCGTCGCTGATAGAGCCAGGCCGCCGCGAGAAAGATCGACGGCACGACGACGCCGAGGTCGAGGACGTGGCTCGCCATCGCCTGTGGCCCCGCTTCCTCGACGATGCGCGGCGTCGTCCCGCTGAGCAATGCCGGGACGATATCCGACAGCCACAGCGCCGCGAGGCCGACCCCGATGAGGACCAGGAATCCGCTGTAACGCGATGGTCTGATTCGGTCCTCCACAGAGTTCCGGATGGCCTCGGCGTCGGTCGTCACGAACCCGCCGATCAGCGTGAACAGCGAGAGGCCGAACAGCGCCACGTACACGAGGAACAGTTCGTTGAACGTGATCTGAATAGCGACGCTGCCCCAGAGATACGTCGCGTATGCGAGGCCACCGAGCCAGACGACCCGACCACGGGGTGATCCCCGCATCGCGTACCAGAGGCCGACCGCGAGCACGGGAATCCCGACCACGAGGATCGCGAGATCCTGCATCTGGTAGGACTCGACCAGCCCGGGCGCATCGTTGTAGTGTCCCGGGCGAAAGAGCCCGAGCAACGCGGAAAGCGCAGAGAGAGCGAGAATCGAGAGGGTGGCCAGGACGTGCCATCGATGGAGGTCACCGGTCATTTCGTCCCACCAGGTGAGAGTACGCTGACCCACGAGTTAGCTGATGCCGGCGGTTCTCACCGGGCGGGAACTCGGCGGGCCGACGGGCGACACGGAACGCTTCTCGAATCGGTCCGCACGACCGGCGTACCACACCGGCTTTCGTTGACGAGTACGGGAACAGTGACCGCCGAAATAGTCTCAGCCATCTCTGTGAGGCCTTACGTTGAACTCACCCAACACCGACCGTACGGACGTATAGCTTGAAGTGTTCAGTCGACGTAGTGATACTATGGACAGCGAAGTACGCTTGAAAGACGTCAGCGAGGTGCTCGATGAACTCGAGTACCCGATCGAACAATCGGAGGCCGGTGCGGAACTAGCCGACGTCACGCTGATCTTGGCGGACGGAAGCGAGAACTTCGGTGACCTCGTGGAACGGACCGGCAGCGACGTGTTCGAGTCGGCGTCGGACCTGGAGGCCGAACTCCACAACGCGCTCCCGCGGGAAGCCGTCGGGGAACCGTATCAGTCCGAAGGCGACGCCTGAACGCGTCCGAGACGTCGATATCGACGGTCGATAGCGCTCTGCAACCCGCGCCTAATCGAGCGC from Halobellus litoreus encodes:
- a CDS encoding DUF5789 family protein, which translates into the protein MDSEVRLKDVSEVLDELEYPIEQSEAGAELADVTLILADGSENFGDLVERTGSDVFESASDLEAELHNALPREAVGEPYQSEGDA